The proteins below come from a single Aspergillus oryzae RIB40 DNA, chromosome 5 genomic window:
- a CDS encoding uncharacterized protein (predicted protein): protein MVPGSSSALKASRGVTSKVLSSTTQGALSGETLSKSGAHHPVRDPRPSVPPRGSEKDGKVARAKETSPKQPEAPIKPQPNQTVSTTQTCMESKLNTAPKLASQGISSDSLTGHSQPQQPAQADADSLTTFPPFAVGAKDKVKRFLESQGLGEPGDTPHQSPIDHLKSRPPTPWPGAGADPEALQSVDDARPPVPSHRLPRVPTAEDKPQNGPLLESSVSKKPEELGLKNLRISQPDIPSHPLPPIPTSRFNFLPSEDDFSVIDDPGLLTPITEVPSELSRANSPVDPLMAGCKPRPIIKQPNPPVKKPPVQKPIEMPTPHHATPAAREVPKSQLPPSSTVLSSTPDRPETPQVTVGLPKPKQKTPLSSASPQARPDLVTAKKLERKPSKLNITTTSSTIENNSRRQSETISEKQIDEPSVDPPQQRLSSPFNPSKIKQQAWDLETIASEDSWFQENEDNDSDGSASGESGPRRTPPGQVRARLTVETVECTFQPPAQTPDLDQAQYDTTGQARNEFFPPWAVGSQALSEGARDLRT from the coding sequence ATGGTACCAGGCTCGTCTTCGGCACTGAAAGCCTCGCGAGGCGTTACTTCGAAAGTTCTGTCATCGACAACTCAGGGAGCCTTGTCAGGTGAGACACTTTCGAAGTCGGGCGCTCATCACCCCGTACGAGATCCGCGTCCTTCAGTGCCACCCAGAGGGAGTGAAAAAGATGGTAAAGTCGCTAGGGCTAAGGAGACGTCGCCGAAGCAGCCAGAGGCTCCGATCAAGCCACAGCCCAACCAAACAGTCTCTACCACGCAGACTTGCATGGAAAGCAAACTCAACACGGCTCCTAAGCTTGCTTCGCAAGGCATTTCCTCGGACTCCCTGACGGGCCATTCACAGCCCCAACAACCAGCGCAAGCCGATGCCGATAGCCTGACCACATTCCCTCCATTTGCCGTTGGCGCAAAAGACAAAGTCAAAAGATTTCTCGAGTCGCAAGGCCTGGGTGAGCCAGGTGATACGCCTCACCAAAGCCCTATCGATCACCTCAAGTCACGCCCTCCGACTCCATGGCCGGGCGCTGGGGCAGATCCGGAGGCTCTGCAATCAGTTGATGACGCCCGACCACCAGTCCCATCTCACCGATTGCCTCGTGTGCCAACGGCAGAAGACAAGCCTCAAAATGGCCCATTACTTGAATCATCCGTGAGCAAAAAGCCTGAGGAACTTGGTTTGAAAAACCTCAGGATTTCCCAACCCGATATACCCTCCCATCCGTTACCGCCCATACCTACTTCCCGATTCAACTTCCTACCCAGCGAGGACGACTTTTCGGTCATTGATGATCCGGGTCTATTGACCCCAATCACTGAGGTACCAAGTGAGCTTTCCCGGGCAAACTCACCAGTCGACCCGTTGATGGCCGGTTGCAAGCCTCGCCCAATTATCAAACAACCTAATCCCCCTGTCAAGAAACCTCCGGTCCAGAAGCCGATTGAGATGCCAACGCCCCATCATGCTACGCCAGCAGCCCGTGAGGTTCCCAAGTCGCAGCTACCACCATCATCCACTGTGTTGTCTTCCACCCCAGACAGACCAGAAACCCCACAAGTGACGGTCGGCTTGCCGAAACCGAAGCAGAAAACGCCCCTGAGCTCAGCAAGCCCTCAAGCCAGACCAGACCTCGTCACTGCCAAAAAGCTCGAACGGAAGCCAAGCAAACTCAACATCACTACCACGAGCAGCACAATTGAGAATAACAGTCGACGACAATCCGAGACAATATCAGAAAAGCAAATCGACGAACCGAGCGTTGACCCACCGCAACAGCGTCTTTCATCCCCCTTTAACCCATCCAAGATCAAACAACAGGCATGGGACTTGGAGACCATTGCGAGCGAGGACAGTTGGTTCCAAGAGAACGAGGATAACGATAGCGATGGAAGCGCTTCAGGTGAAAGTGGTCCTCGACGTACTCCTCCGGGCCAGGTGCGAGCCAGGTTAACGGTCGAGACGGTGGAATGCACATTTCAGCCGCCAGCTCAGACCCCGGATCTGGACCAGGCGCAGTATGATACTACGGGCCAGGCGAGGAATGAATTCTTTCCACCTTGGGCGGTAGGGAGTCAGGCATTATCGGAGGGAGCGAGGGATTTGAGGACATGA
- a CDS encoding uncharacterized protein (predicted transporter (major facilitator superfamily)), producing MRLPIASTTSKVYQAKGIIGSNEQPIISSARDNEAEVDKGKEMGSDKVSDVEKQSIVPSQAVQKRGEESESRYQPRTLKFWLIISCNLLSLFVVTLDRTIVSTAIPRITDEFDSLGDIGWYGSAFLLTGATSQLLYGRIYRAYEMKRVFLLSIVIFEIGSAICAGRAIAGFASAGVFSGCMLIIIPMIPLHKRPMFQGMFGGVFGASSVMGPLVGGAFTSSVTWRWCFYINLPIGAVTIILLFLIWDPPKSNYEPASIGTHLKRVDPLGMFFFVPAIVSLLLALQWGGSTYSWSNSRVIALFVLFGVLILLFAAVQILRPETATIPARVITQRSMFCAALYTLFISSSMILMVYFLPIWFQTVKLVSPIQSGIYTLPLMLSMVPATFIAGFMTQKTGYYVPAMYICPCVLSVGLGLMSTFNLDTDLSHWIGYQFLSGFGLGFGMQVSGLVVQRVLPFADVPIGIALVFFLQQLGGSVFATIGQSILTNYLMPQLSDIPGLDAREILNNGATNLASVVPSEYMVQVQQAYNGACTKSFLAAMGLSLAGLLASLGMEWKSIKKGKKPEVAVKDMVQRKHQELDGNADASTPPSRLDNKEESLTVNLIFPLSVFIHVLLPSPKATQYPWKPTTPEGEIWQSLPPAISSSAAANLTPEEITSLNLDPSSPNATKLVLLEQALTKKLQCLENAAKPTPLYEKDHPTWQSLKSALFHINRSTGDLEKQESLLLEQVNHPGPKGKDLAALQNLAGLYEEKGEYKKAEKLARETIPALREHPILGSNSPQVLGSLRILIKDLAGQGKIGEAEEVIREAEESIENLAEGQFAEHQQEERDALEKVVAGLKK from the exons aTGAGACTGCCCATTGCAAGT ACGACATCTAAAGTATACCAGGCCAAAGGCATAATCGGGAGCAACGAACAACCAATAATATCATCAGCCCGCGATAACGAAGCTGAGGTTgacaagggcaaggaaatGGGATCAGACAAAGTTTCAGATGTTGAGAAGCAGAGCATAGTGCCGAGTCAAGCAGTGCAaaagcgaggagaagaatCTGAGAGTCGTTACCAGCCCAGGACTCTCAAATTCTGGCTAATCATATCATGCAACCTTCTGTCCCTCTTTGTCGTCACGCTGGATCGGACAATTGTCAGTACTGCTATTCCTCGTATCACGGATGAGTTCGATAGTTTGGGCGACATTGGCTGGTACGGTTCGGCATTCTTGCTCACGGGAGCAACTTCTCAGCTTCTCTATGGCCGAATATACAGAGCTTACGAAATGAAGCGTGTATTTTTACTTTCCATTGTGATTTTCGAAATCGGCTCTGCCATCTGTG CTGGACGTGCTATCGCCGGGTTCGCATCCGCCGGGGTCTTCTCCGGGTGCATGCTTATTATAATACCCATGATACCACTGCACAAGAGACCTATGTTTCAAGGGATGTTTGGAGGGGTCTTTGGAGCCTCCAGCGTTATGGGACCATTGGTCGGGGGAGCCTTCACCAGCTCGGTCACCTGGAG ATGGTGCTTCTATATCAATCTTCCTATCGGAGCAGTAACAATCATActcttgttcttgatatGGGATCCACCGAAGTCGAATTACGAACCTGCATCCATTGGAACCCATCTAAAACGGGTCGATCCCCTGGGCATGTTTTTCTTCGTGCCAGCAATTGTCTCTCTGCTGCTAGCTTTACAATGGGGCGGCTCGACCTACTCGTGGAGTAATAGTCGGGTCATTGCGCTCTTCGTTCTGTTCGGTGTCTTGATCTTACTGTTTGCCGCCGTCCAGATCCTCAGACCAGAGACAGCTACGATACCAGCCAGGGTGATCACTCAAAGAAGCATGTTTTGCGCAGCGCTTTACACCCTCTTTATATCGAGCTCAATGATACTGATGGTCTACTTTCTTCCGATCTGGT TCCAAACCGTCAAACTCGTCAGCCCCATCCAGTCGGGCATCTACACGTTACCGCTCATGCTCAGTATGGTTCCCGCGACATTCATCGCAGGGTTCATGACACAAAAGACCGGATACTATGTCCCAGCCATGTACATATGCCCATGTGTTTTGTCAGTTGGATTAGGTTTGATGTCAACTTTCAACCTCGATACCGACTTATCCCATTGGATCGGCTATCAGTTCCTGTCTGGATTTGGCCTGGGATTCGGAATGCAAGTCTCGGGTCTCGTCGTACAGAGAGTCCTCCCGTTCGCTGATGTACCGATCGGAATCGCACTCGtgttcttcctccagcagctcGGGGGCAGTGTCTTTGCCACGATTGGTCAATCCATTCTTACCAACTACCTTATGCCTCAGCTCTCCGACATTCCAGGTCTAGATGCAAGAGAGATTCTCAATAACGGTGCTACGAACCTGGCTTCTGTGGTTCCATCGGAATATATGGTTCAGGTGCAGCAGGCGTACAACGGAGCTTGCACGAAAAGCTTCCTCGCTGCAATGGGGCTCTCACTTGCTGGACTGCTTGCGTCTCTTGGTATGGAATGGAAGAGTATtaagaaggggaagaaaccGGAGGTTGCTGTAAAGGATATGGTGCAGCGTAAGCATCAAGAATTGGATGGGAATGC AGACGCCTCAACCCCACCGTCTCGGTTggacaacaaagaagaatccCTGACAGTAAACCTAATCTTCCCTCTCTCGGTGTTTATTCACGTGCTGCTGCCTAGTCCTAAGGCTACT CAATACCCCTGGAAACCCACCACCCCCGAAGGCGAAATCTGGCAATCTCTCCCCCCAGCCATCAGCAGCAGTGCAGCCGCCAACCTCACCCCCGAAGAAATCACCAGTCTAAACCTCGACCCGAGCTCCCCAAACGCAACCAAACTTGTCCTCCTCGAACAAGCCCTTACCAAAAAGCTGCAGTGCCTCGAAAACGCTGCAAAACCCACTCCTCTCTATGAGAAAGACCACCCCACCTGGCAGAGCTTGAAATCCGCTCTCTTCCACATCAATCGCAGTACCGGCGACCtcgagaaacaagaaagtcTTTTACTTGAGCAAGTCAATCATCCCGGACCGAAGGGAAAGGATCTAGCTGCTTTGCAGAATCTGGCTGGACTTTatgaggagaaaggagagtACAAGAAAGCGGAGAAACTTGCCCGTGAGACGATTCCGGCGCTCCGGGAACATCCTATCTTGGGGAGTAATAGTCCGCAGGTTCTTGGGTCTTTGAGGATCTTGATTAAGGATTTGGCGGGGCAGGGGAAGATTGgtgaggcggaggaggttatcagggaggcggaggagagtATTGAGAACTTGGCGGAGGGTCAGTTTGCGGAACATCAGCAGGAGGAGAGGGATGCGCTCGAGAAAGTTGTTgctgggttgaagaagtGA
- a CDS encoding fungal specific transcription factor domain-containing protein (predicted protein) produces MSQHGISFDSVLEGEYDVANLEHDTNGAGTAAEGSAQNSNPQAQGKHSKWFPYYQEYCTTDDMLRDTSDDENERLTIHHSFDTMFGDTDGFPFNVCGSPAQITDLHPPAIKMFQLWQVYINNVNPLLKISHVPTLQAQVVEAAADPAKIFKPLEALMFGIYLVAVLSLTDEEVEATFNEGKAVLLSRYHQGTQQALINAGFMRSNELMVLQAYFLYLVCRPLRFSYSLGCTLYSSMWQRID; encoded by the exons ATGTCTCAGCATGGCATCAGCTTTGACTCGGTCCTAGAAGGTGAATACGATGTCGCGAACCTTGAGCATGACACCAATGGCGCGGGGACTGCTGCAGAAGGTAGTGCACAGAATAGTAATCCACAGGCGCAGGGCAA GCACTCGAAATGGTTTCCATATTATCAAGAG TACTGCACAACCGATGATATGCTGCGCGATACGTCCGACGATGAGAACGAGCGGCTCACAATCCATCATTCATTCGATACCATGTTTGGTGATACCGATGGCTTCCCATTCAATGTCTGTGGCTCGCCGGCCCAGATAACCGATTTACACCCACCTGCTATCAAGATGTTTCAACTATGGCAGGTTTATATTAACAATGTGAACCCTCTCTTGAAGATCAGCCACGTTCCAACACTCCAGGCACAAGTTGTCGAGGCAGCGGCCGATCCTGCTAAAATTTTCAAACCGCTAGAAGCTTTGATGTTTGGCATATATCTCGTCGCTGTGCTTTCTTTgacagatgaggaggtggaggcCACCTTTAATGAAGGGAAAGCAGTGCTCCTATCCAGATATCACCAGGGCACGCAGCAAGCTTTGATAAATGCTGGTTTCATGAGATCAAATGAGCTCATGGTGTTGCAAGCTTACTTTCTGTACCTGGTATGTCGACCCTTACGCTTTTCCTACAGCCTTGGATGCACCTTATACTCCAGCATGTGGCAACGCATCGACTAA
- a CDS encoding uncharacterized protein (predicted protein), translated as MLEYDNIIHTAPSLRNFLWYTQLLVPLPGYVFLVGELRQRTTGELCERAWKAICVNYNDRGLIRKLRSPMHVAFGRMLLKAWNAHEEAELQLGRNVQPPQLVTMLRERVALQTSTSQSKPDLAGNGSTDSVKTTNGGPIAGTRMWVDDNPGLDRMGRPFAIMSNEDSMFPSLHSASQMFDEVSPDQNDVDWSYLMQPGVLGELCGKH; from the coding sequence ATGCTTGAGTATGATAATATTATCCACACGGCCCCCAGTCTACGCAACTTTCTCTGGTACACTCAGTTACTAGTCCCCCTGCCAGGATATGTCTTCCTCGTAGGTGAGCTGCGCCAGCGCACCACGGGCGAGCTGTGCGAACGTGCATGGAAAGCTATATGCGTCAACTACAACGACCGGGGTCTCATTCGCAAGCTGAGAAGCCCTATGCATGTTGCCTTCGGTCGCATGCTTCTAAAGGCCTGGAACGCACATGAGGAGGCCGAGCTCCAACTTGGGAGGAATGTGCAACCTCCACAGCTGGTTACAATGCTGCGCGAACGTGTGGCCCTGCAAACTTCAACATCCCAATCAAAGCCAGATTTGGCGGGCAACGGTAGCACGGACTCTGTTAAGACCACAAACGGTGGCCCCATTGCTGGAACCAGAATGTGGGTTGACGATAACCCTGGACTAGACAGAATGGGCCGGCCATTCGCGATTATGTCCAATGAAGATTCAATGTTTCCGTCTCTGCACAGCGCAAGCCAAATGTTTGATGAGGTTTCGCCCGATCAGAATGACGTCGATTGGTCATATCTCATGCAACCTGGTGTACTGGGGGAGCTTTGCGGCAAACACTGA
- a CDS encoding uncharacterized protein (predicted protein): MAAAVILRQYEEIEEEEEIDSSTGARDQQPVNFLAIIQAIIETTASIPTHHSFANAVFWIAIRQEIYYALAMQRFPRITPDQDKRQGASAANKLILFAGDVTRWWLGDRSPLDWGELQQALLERVHAADHLECSCVKGRIALNHEGTYARVRSNPRQ; the protein is encoded by the coding sequence ATGGCAGCTGCCGTGATCTTGCGACAGTatgaagagattgaagaggaggaggagattgatagTAGCACTGGAGCTCGCGACCAGCAGCCTGTTAATTTCCTTGCCATTATACAGGCCATCATAGAAACCACTGCCTCCATACCAACACACCACAGCTTTGCCAATGCTGTATTCTGGATAGCCATTAGGCAGGAAATCTACTATGCATTGGCAATGCAGCGTTTCCCCCGGATAACCCCCGACCAAGATAAGCGCCAGGGTGCCTCTGCTGCTAATAAACTGATATTATTTGCTGGAGACGTAACGAGATGGTGGCTGGGGGACAGGTCACCACTAGACTGGGGTGAGCTCCAACAAGCTCTGCTGGAACGAGTACATGCAGCTGACCACCTTGAATGCAGCTGTGTTAAAGGAAGAATTGCACTCAATCACGAAGGAACTTATGCCCGAGTTCGTTCCAATCCTAGACAATAA
- a CDS encoding sugar porter family MFS transporter (predicted transporter (major facilitator superfamily)) gives MVTDMKKDIQPHVLSEGFSTSEHHETVAIKPDIELQEIPAYGPDGVRGLISSGYVLGAAFLASLGGFSFGYDQGVISIINVMEQFHAVFPQAETAFGKGLMTGMLLLGAFVGCLFMPYLADRISRKWALTVVVVIFDIGAIIQTCAQSYATLVAGRAIGGIGVGTLAMISPPNLRGTLLVLESISIVSGVVISYWITFGTRLIESEVSFRLPFGLQMVCATILGVGIHFFPYSPRWLALVNRQQDCLASVSKLRGLPDTDERVQAEFQGIITEVKFQELIQEKRHPGTHGIKRQLLAWRDLFGRKGWRRTVVGCGVAFFQQFIGINAFIYYAPTLFQSIGQSDEMSLILSGVFNVLQLVTVLVCFLIIDKIGRRPLAIFGGFATGVAYIIIAILSGLYGKDWSAHTAAGWACVAMAFLFILIFGLTYSPLGWALPSEVFPNATRSKGVALSTSTNWLSNFIVGVATPPMMENLGYRTYIFFAVWCVMAGIWALIFVPETSGKTLEEIDDVFGDTSGHEEQEVMRTAALATMRPPVQTTV, from the exons ATGGTGACGGAtatgaagaaagacattcAACCACACGTCCTTTCGGAGGGGTTTTCCACTTCGGAGCATCATGAAACCGTTGCCATCAAACCCGATATAGAGCTACAAGAGATACCTGCCTACGGTCCCGATGGTGTCCGAGGCCTCATCAGCTCGGGTTATGTCCTTGGGGCGGCATTCCTGGCATCCCTAGGAGGCTTCTCATTTGGATATGACCAAGGAGTCATATCCATTATCAATGTCATGGAGCAATTCCACGCGGTCTTTCCTCAAGCCGAGACCGCCTTCGGCAAAGGGTTAATGACGGGGATGCTGTTGCTTGGAGCATTCGTGGGCTGTCTCTTCATGCCATACCTGGCCGATCGAATCTCCCGAAAATGGGCACTGACTGTAGTTGTCGTGATCTTCGATATCGGCGCCATAATCCAAACCTGCGCGCAAAGCTATGCTACGTTAGTAGCCGGGAGAGCCATTGGAGGCATCGGGGTAGGAACACTCGCAATG ATCTCTCCACCCAACCTACGAGGAACGCTCTTGGTCCTGGAGTCTATCTCCATTGTCTCCGGCGTGGTCATCTCATACTGGATTACGTTCGGTACGAGGTTGATCGAGAGTGAGGTCTCGTTCCGTCTGCCATTCGGTCTGCAGATGGTGTGTGCCACAATCCTTGGTGTTGgcatccatttctttccctaCTCACCTCGATGGCTTGCCCTCGTCAACCGCCAACAGGACTGTCTCGCCAGTGTTTCCAAGCTCCGGGGCCTGCCGGACACCGATGAACGAGTACAAGCTGAATTCCAAGGGATTATCACTGAGGTCAAATTCCAAGAGCTTATCCAAGAGAAGAGACACCCTGGTACGCACGGTATAAAGCGACAGCTACTCGCCTGGAGAGACCTATTCGGCCGGAAAGGCTGGCGGAGAACAGTAGTCGGTTGTGGAGTTGCCTTTTTCCAGCAGTTTATCGGAATCAACGCATTTATCTATTACGCGCCTACTCTATTTCAGTCAATCGGCCAGTCCGACGAGATGTCACTTATACTGTCTGGTGTCTTCAATGTCCTACAGCTAGTCACCGTCCTTGTCTGCTTCTTGATCATTGATAAGATTGGACGCCGGCCTTTGGCAATCTTCGGTGGTTTTGCAACCGGAGTCGcgtacatcatcatcgccattCTATCTGGGCTATATGGCAAGGACTGGTCCGCCCACACAGCTGCCGGTTGGGCCTGTGTCGCCATggcctttcttttcattctgATCTTCGGTCTCACGTATTCTCCTCTCGGTTGGGCCCTACCATCCGAAGTCTTTCCCAACGCGACTCGATCGAAGGGTGTGGCATTGTCGACCAGCACCAACTGGCTTTCCAACTTCATCGTAGGTGTTGCCACGCCTCCCATGATGGAGAACCTCGGCTATCGAACCTATATTTTCTTCGCAGTCTGGTGTGTCATGGCCGGTATCTGGGCACTTATCTTTGTCCCCGAAACCAGCGGCAAGACCCTAGAAGAGATCGACGACGTGTTTGGCGATACAAGCGGACATGAAGAGCAAGAGGTGATGAGAACCGCCGCTTTGGCGACCATGAGACCGCCAGTCCAGACTACTGTATGA
- a CDS encoding putative glyoxalase family protein (predicted protein): MITGLAHINLLVPEGSLPEANEFYVQTLGLTARPVPQAQVETTAWFDIAGGPQQVHIAFGVNESLESSRHPCFKIGSLEDLQKLQQRIWDHHVRGGRAAPREADKPGEAISGEMTEEYPTRFFARDFAGNRLEFSL, encoded by the exons ATGATCACCGGCCTCGCAcacatcaacctcctcgtTCCCGAGGGGTCTCTTCCCGAAGCCAACGAATTCTACGTCCAAACCCTTGGTCTAACAGCCCGTCCAGTCCCCCAGGCGCAGGTCGAAACGACGGCGTG GTTCGACATCGCAGGAGGACCCCAGCAAGTCCATATCGCATTCGGCGTAAACGAATCGCTGGAATCCTCGCGTCATCCCTGCTTCAAGATTGGATCTCTGGAGGATCTACAGAAGTTGCAGCAAAGAATCTGGGACCATCATGTTCGTGGGGGACGGGCTGCGCCGAGAGAGGCGGATAAGCCAGGGGAGGCTATTTCTG GTGAGATGACGGAGGAGTATCCGACACGGTTTTTTGCGAGGGATTTCGCAGGGAATCGGTTGGAGTTTAGTTTGTAG
- a CDS encoding putative 2-methylcitrate dehydratase (uncharacterized protein involved in propionate catabolism) gives MSASCLALRRLTHRSPRTFQSRISSVSRISSAASSFSSLNALRAVNSTAPRVSRFSTMAPLQSGSQDGALQKPYDPEIQDMANYIHNYEVNSDLAYDTARLVFLDTLGCGLEALKFKECTKLLGPVVEGTVVPNGTRVPGTPYQLDPVNGAFNIGAMIRWLDYNDCWLAAEWGHPSDNLGGILAVADWISRTNRAGGNIAGGKIVKVKEVLEAMIKAHEIQGVLALENSYNKVGLDHVVLVKVATTAVVAKMLGLSEKQTADAISQAFVDGQSLRTYRHSPNTMSRKSWAAGDACQRAVNLVLKVQKGEGGLHTVLSAPVWGFYDVLFKGNKFKFQRPYGSYVMENVLFKVSYPAEFHSQTAIEAAEIINKKLAALGKSAKDIKEVTNRTHEACIRIIDKQFKAMDNFADRDHCVQYMVATMLAFNRLTATDYADGSEAATSPLVEDLRKRIRCVEDTQFTTDYHDPAKRTIPNALTVTLNDGTVLEEVVVEAPLGHRLRREEAKPEILAKYKRHLQAHFEQARIDELLEVGLNKSALEGYDVDKYVDLYVKDKMVASA, from the exons ATGTCTGCTTCGTGTTTGGCGTTGAGACGGCTGACCCACCGGTCTCCCCGCACTTTCCAGTCCCGCATCTCCTCCGTCTCCAGAATCTCATCTGCcgcatcctccttctcctccctcaacGCTCTTCGCGCAGTTAACTCGACCGCTCCTCGAGTCTCTCGTTTCTCAACCATGGCACCTCTTCAGTCTGGCTCTCAGGATGGCGCCCTCCAGAAGCCCTACGATCCCGAAATTCAGGACATGGCCAACTATATTCACAACTACGAGGTTAACTCCGACTTGGCT TATGACACTGCCCGTCTTGTGTTCCTCGATACCCTAGGCTGTGGATTGGAAGCCTTGAAATTCAAAGAGTGCACCAAGCTTTTGGGTCCCGTTGTGGAAGGAACCGTTGTTCCCAACGGAACCCGTGTGCCCGGTACACCGTACCAGCTCGACCCTGTCAATGGTGCGTTCAACATTGGTGCGATGATCCGCTGGCTGGATTACAATGACTGCTGGTTGGCCGCCGAATGGGGTCACCCTTCGGACAACTTGGGCGGCATCCTTGCCGTGGCTGACTGGATCTCTCGTACCAACCGTGCTGGCGGCAATATTGCGGGTGGTAAGATCGTGAAGGTCAAGGAAGTGCTGGAGGCCATGATTAAGGCCCATGAGATTCAGGGTGTGCTGGCGCTGGAGAACTCTTACAACAAGGTTGGCCTGGACCACGTTGTTCTGGTCAAGGTCGCGACGACCGCTGTGGTTGCCAAGATGCTCGGCCTCAGTGAGAAACAGACTGCGGATGCCATCTCCCAGGCGTTCGTCGACGGTCAGAGTCTCCGGACTTACAGACACTCCCCCAACACCATGTCAAGAAAGTCTTGGGCTGCCGGTGACGCATGCCAGCGGGCTGTTAACCTCGTGCTGAAGGTGCAGAAGGGTGAGGGTGGATTGCACACTGTTCTTTCCGCCCCTGTCTGGGGCTTCTACGATGTGCTGTTCAAAGGCAATAAGTTCAAGTTCCAGCGTCCCTATGGCAGCTACGTTATGGAGAACGTCCTTTTCAAGGTCTCCTATCCTG CCGAATTCCACTCTCAGACAGCGATCGAAGCTGCcgagatcatcaacaagaagcTCGCTGCCTTGGGCAAGAGCGCCAAGGACATCAAGGAAGTCACCAACCGCACCCACGAAGCTTGCATTCGCATCATTGACAAGCAGTTCAAGGCCATGGACAACTTCGCGGACCGTGACCACTGCGTTCAG TACATGGTTGCCACCATGCTGGCATTCAATCGTCTCACCGCCACCGACTATGCCGATGGCTCGGAGGCGGCCACCTCCCCTCTCGTTGAGGATCTCCGTAAGCGCATCCGCTGCGTTGAAGATACTCAGTTCACCACGGACTACCACGACCCGGCTAAGCGCACTATCCCCAATGCCCTCACCGTCACCCTGAACGACGGTACCGTGCTCGAGGAGGTCGTTGTCGAGGCTCCTCTGGGCCACCGTTTGCGCCGCGAAGAGGCCAAGCCCGAGATCCTGGCCAAGTACAAGCGTCACCTGCAGGCTCACTTCGAGCAGGCTCGCATCGACGAGCTGCTCGAGGTGGGCTTGAACAAGTCTGCCCTTGAGGGTTACGATGTGGACAAGTATGTCGACTTGTAtgtcaaggacaagatggTCGCGTCTGCATAG